From Natator depressus isolate rNatDep1 chromosome 7, rNatDep2.hap1, whole genome shotgun sequence, the proteins below share one genomic window:
- the ZDHHC6 gene encoding palmitoyltransferase ZDHHC6 isoform X2 yields the protein MGALCSVIRFENLQELKRLCHWGPIIALGVIAICSTMAMIDAVMWYWPLDTTGGSVNFIMLINWTVMILYNYFNAMFIGPGYVPLGWKPEKSQDCMYVQYCKVCQSYKAPRSHHCRKCNRCVMKMDHHCPWINNCCGYQNHASFTLFLLLAPLGCIHASFIFVMTMYTQLYNRISFGWSSVKIDMSAAKRDPLPIIPFGLSAFAASLFALGLALGTTIAVGMLFIIQMKVILRNKTSIESWIEDKAKDRIQYYKTGEIFIFPYDMGSKWKNFKQVFTWSGIPEGDGLEWPVRESCHQYTLTIEQLKQKADKRVRSVRYRAVEDYSGACCPVTKGVKTFFTTPCTEEPRIALWKGDLILATRGLNWNESQRLVPKEMCGKMPV from the exons ATGGGTGCACTGTGTTCAGTTATCAGGTTTGAGAATCTCCAGGAACTGAAGAGACTCTGTCACTGGGGCCCCATCATAGCCCTTGGTGTGATAGCAATATGTTCTACTATGGCTATGATAGATGCTGTTATGTGGTATTGGCCTTTGGACACAACAGGAGGAAGTGTGAATTTCATCATGCTCATAAACTGGACCGTCATGATTCTTTACAATTACTTCAATGCCATGTTTATTGGCCCTGGATATGTTCCTTTAGGATGGAAACCG GAAAAATCTCAGGACTGCATGTATGTCCAGTACTGTAAAGTGTGCCAGTCTTACAAGGCACCACGTTCACACCACTGCCGAAAATGTAACAG gTGTGTGATGAAAATGGACCATCATTGTCCGTGGATCAATAATTGTTGTGGGTATCAGAATCACGCATCCTTCACTCTGTTTCTCCTTTTAGCTCCACTTGGATGTATCCATGCTTCTTTCATTTTTGTTATGACCATGTACACTCAGCTTTATAACAGG ATATCTTTTGGGTGGAGTTCTGTAAAGATTGATATGAGTGCAGCCAAAAGAGACCCACTTCCTATTATTCCTTTTGGATTGTCTGCATTTGCTGCATCTTTATTCGCGTTGGGACTGGCATTAGGAACAACCATAGCAGTTGGTATGTTGTTTATTATCCAG aTGAAAGTCATTCTGAGGAATAAAACTTCAATCGAATCATGGATTGAAGATAAG GCCAAAGACAGAATCCAATATTACAAAACGGGAGAGATCTTTATTTTTCCTTATGACATGGGAAGTAAATGGAAGAACTTCAAACAAGTGTTTACGTGGTCAGGGATTCCTGAGGGAGATGGCCTCGAATGGCCAGTAAGAGAAAGCTGTCATCAATATACTTTGACA ATAGAGCAATTGAAACAAAAAGCAGACAAGCGAGTAAGAAGT GTGCGGTACCGAGCAGTAGAAGATTACAGTGGTGCCTGCTGCCCTGTGACTAAAGGTGTCAAAACATTCTTCACAACCCCATGCACTGAAGAACCAAGAATTGCACTGTGGAAAGGGGATCTGATTTTGGCCACTAGAGGCTTAAA CTGGAATGAGAGTCAGAGGCTGGTTCCCAAGGAAATGTGTGGAAAAATGCCTGTATGA
- the ZDHHC6 gene encoding palmitoyltransferase ZDHHC6 isoform X1 — protein sequence MGALCSVIRFENLQELKRLCHWGPIIALGVIAICSTMAMIDAVMWYWPLDTTGGSVNFIMLINWTVMILYNYFNAMFIGPGYVPLGWKPEKSQDCMYVQYCKVCQSYKAPRSHHCRKCNRCVMKMDHHCPWINNCCGYQNHASFTLFLLLAPLGCIHASFIFVMTMYTQLYNRISFGWSSVKIDMSAAKRDPLPIIPFGLSAFAASLFALGLALGTTIAVGMLFIIQMKVILRNKTSIESWIEDKAKDRIQYYKTGEIFIFPYDMGSKWKNFKQVFTWSGIPEGDGLEWPVRESCHQYTLTIEQLKQKADKRVRSVRYRAVEDYSGACCPVTKGVKTFFTTPCTEEPRIALWKGDLILATRGLKHWMYGDKVLDSASDAGMRVRGWFPRKCVEKCLYDSEMDQPLDGEKKNR from the exons ATGGGTGCACTGTGTTCAGTTATCAGGTTTGAGAATCTCCAGGAACTGAAGAGACTCTGTCACTGGGGCCCCATCATAGCCCTTGGTGTGATAGCAATATGTTCTACTATGGCTATGATAGATGCTGTTATGTGGTATTGGCCTTTGGACACAACAGGAGGAAGTGTGAATTTCATCATGCTCATAAACTGGACCGTCATGATTCTTTACAATTACTTCAATGCCATGTTTATTGGCCCTGGATATGTTCCTTTAGGATGGAAACCG GAAAAATCTCAGGACTGCATGTATGTCCAGTACTGTAAAGTGTGCCAGTCTTACAAGGCACCACGTTCACACCACTGCCGAAAATGTAACAG gTGTGTGATGAAAATGGACCATCATTGTCCGTGGATCAATAATTGTTGTGGGTATCAGAATCACGCATCCTTCACTCTGTTTCTCCTTTTAGCTCCACTTGGATGTATCCATGCTTCTTTCATTTTTGTTATGACCATGTACACTCAGCTTTATAACAGG ATATCTTTTGGGTGGAGTTCTGTAAAGATTGATATGAGTGCAGCCAAAAGAGACCCACTTCCTATTATTCCTTTTGGATTGTCTGCATTTGCTGCATCTTTATTCGCGTTGGGACTGGCATTAGGAACAACCATAGCAGTTGGTATGTTGTTTATTATCCAG aTGAAAGTCATTCTGAGGAATAAAACTTCAATCGAATCATGGATTGAAGATAAG GCCAAAGACAGAATCCAATATTACAAAACGGGAGAGATCTTTATTTTTCCTTATGACATGGGAAGTAAATGGAAGAACTTCAAACAAGTGTTTACGTGGTCAGGGATTCCTGAGGGAGATGGCCTCGAATGGCCAGTAAGAGAAAGCTGTCATCAATATACTTTGACA ATAGAGCAATTGAAACAAAAAGCAGACAAGCGAGTAAGAAGT GTGCGGTACCGAGCAGTAGAAGATTACAGTGGTGCCTGCTGCCCTGTGACTAAAGGTGTCAAAACATTCTTCACAACCCCATGCACTGAAGAACCAAGAATTGCACTGTGGAAAGGGGATCTGATTTTGGCCACTAGAGGCTTAAA ACACTGGATGTATGGAGACAAAGTTCTTGACTCAGCTTCTGACG CTGGAATGAGAGTCAGAGGCTGGTTCCCAAGGAAATGTGTGGAAAAATGCCTGTATGACTCTGAAATGGATCAACCATTGGATGGAGAGAAGAAAAATAGATAG